The Vibrio quintilis DNA window AAAATGACGGGCTGATTGTTGCCAATGAGTTTTCCGCCAGCCGGACCAAGGCTCTCTATTCAAATATCCAGCGTTGTGGTATCCGGAACTCGGCATTAACAATCTATGACGGAAGAGTATTCGGCGACTGGTTGCCTGAATATTTCGATGCTGTATTGATTGACGCGCCCTGCTCAGGTGAAGGGACAATCCGCAAAGATCCCGATGCGATGAAGAACTGGAGTCCGGAATCAATCGCAACGATAACCGTCACGCAAAAAGCATTAATTGAAAGCGCTTTTCAGGCACTGAAACCAGGCGGTGTATTGGTATATTCAACCTGTACTCTGAGCCTGGAAGAAAATCAGCATGTTTGCAGACATTTGCAGGACACATATAGTGACGCCGTCACATTTGAGTCTCTTGAATCGCTTTTTCCTGAAGCAAAAAATGCAATCACAGAAGAAGGCTTCCTGCATATTTTCCCACAACTTTATGATTGTGAAGGATTTTTCGTTGCAAGGATTCGCAAAAATGCCTCTGTTCCCTCCGGGTTAGTCGAAAAACGGTTTAGTAAATTTCCTTTTACAAAAGCATCCGCGAAGCAGACCTCGGAAGTCTCCCGGGCGCTGAAAGATACTTTAGATATTGATCTGCCTTCAGACTCAAGCCTTTGGCTGCGGGAGCGGGAAGTATGGTTGTTCCCCGACGCACTGGAGCCATTTATCACGGAATTTAAATTTTCAAGAATGGGAATTAAGGTTGCTGAAACCCACAAAAATGGCTATCGCTGGCAGCATCAGGTTGTGACTTCATTAGCAACAGGTAATGAGCGCGCTTCTGTTGAGCTTTCACTGGAACAAACGCGTGAATGGTTTATGGGGAAAGACATCCGCCCCGAAGGGATTTCTCCATCGAAAGGAGAAGTCCTCATCCGGTATCAGAATATCACAATAGGACTGAGCAAATGGGTCGGAAACCGGCTGAAAAATGGCCTGCCCCGTGAATTGGTCCGTGATGGAAATTTATTCTGAATAATCACAGATTGAAAGCCCGGCCACAGTCGCCGGGTTTTCAATCACAGTTAATCAATCGTTCTTAACTGACGCCAGACGAATACCGGCAGATTCAATCGTAATATAGCCTTTCTTGTATAAATTCCCGATTGATTTTTTGAATGTGCCCTTGCTGGTTCTGAATACCGCGAAAATCTCTTCCGGGGAAGACTTATCACACAATGGCAAAAACCCATCTTTCTTATTGAGCAGATCCAGAATTTTTTCGCTCAAATCATCCAGCTTCGCCATACCAACTCTTTGCAAAGCGACATCAACTTTTCCGTCTTCCCGTATCTGTTTGATATAGCCTTTGACGCGCTTACCGACAAACAAGCGGCCGAATATGTCAGACTGAAACAGCATGCCCCAGTGAGTACCATTAACAATGGTTTTAAACCCGAACTGGGAACGCTCCGCAATCAGTAACTCAACCTTTTGATTGCGGGTATAGGATGCGGGCGTTTTATCAAGCCATTTATTAAACTTCGTTGTTCCGACAATTCTGCCGGACGCCTTGTCAGTATAAACATAAACTAAAATGGACTGACCTTCACTCAACCGTCCCCGCTGCTCACTGAATGGAATTAACAGGTCTTTTTCCCGAATCCCCCAGTCAACAAAAGCACCTGTATTATTGATACCAACAACTTTCATCATCCCCCATTCACCAACCTGAGCAGCAGGACTATCAGTCGTTGCAGCCAGTTGATTATCAGAATCAAAATAGAGAAAGACTGCCATCGTTTCACCAACAGCCACAGGCTGATGAATATATTTTGCAGGGAGCAGCACCGAGCCGTAATCTTCAGCATCCAGAAATACGCCAAAGTCAGCTTCTTTGGTTACAACCAGCTGGTTCACTTGTCCAATTCGAATCATTCAAAAATCGTCTCACATCAAATTTGCAGCGATTATACGTGATCTCTGATATGCTTTCTTCTTCTGAATGAAATAAAAACGGAGAGATACTTTGATTCTGGTAGACAAACATGATGCTATTACTCTGAAAATTTCTCATGCAATGTCGAAAAGTAAATCATCTCACTTAGATATCTATCTGTTTATCCCGGGGGAAATCAATCTGTCAAAAGATGTCATCTCTGAGGCGGATTTTTTTTATAACTGTATCAGTCAGAAACGTGCTTACTACAGTGACAAAATCCTGCTTCCCCTGATTCACAGCCGGCTTGCACAACGCGGCAGATTATCTTCCAAACAATATCGGGTCAGCCTGAGTTTGTATGCTTATCAATATGTCATTGCGCTGGATAAAGCAGTCAGTGATTTGTCCAATCATGGTGACAGCGTCACTTCAGAAGAGATTGATCACGTAATTAAATTGTCGCTGGATATCTTACGCAGACTCCGCAGAACAATCCCTTACGAAGAGACTCTGAAACGCTACTATGCCAATATTGACAACTACTTATCCTGGTACACGGAGCAAAAGTTCCTCGCATTAGTTGCCCACCTGAACCGGGATCAGGACTATAAAACCATCAAAAACCGGTTGATCATCTTAGCGGAAAAAGAACAGGCTCACCGGGCTCTCAACCATTACAACTCAGCCAAAGCGGATGAAGATATCACCCGCCTCAGTAATAAGATGCGCCTGTTGCGACGCTTAATTGAACATCCGGTTATCCTGAAAGAAAAAGTGACCTCTCTCGGGAATAACGTCAAGCGTATGGTCAAAGGAACAGCTACCGGCTTTATCATGTTATTTGTGACTTTCACTGTTATCTCGGCCCGTAACTTTTGGGGAGAAATCACCATCTCTTTTCTGGTCGCGATGTCTTTTATTTATGCATTAAGAGAGATTTTTAAAGATGATCTGAAAAGTATGCTGTGGCGATGGCTGCGTAAAGGCAAACCGAGATGGAAACGGCGTTATCAGGATCCAAATACCGGCAAAATAATCGGACAAAAACTTGAATGGTTAGATTATCAGTCTCTGTCAGCCCTGCCGGACAGAATTCAAAAAATCCGTAAGAAGAGAATTGTTCAGCGTGAAGAACAAATATTGCGTTACCAGGCAGAAACTCAGATGTCGACTTCCCGGTTCATGAGTGGCTATGAAGAAACCAAAGAAACGATACATATCGACTTTAAAGAGATCACCCGTCTGTTTGATAAAAATACCAACCGGATTTATCGCCTGTCGAACGGTCAGGTCAGCAGAGAAAAAGTCGAAAAAAGACACTTATTCAACCTAATCATCAAAGAAAATAATTACATTGATCAACCGACCTACTACCGGTGGAAAATTGTATTAAACCGCAGCAAGATTGTGGCGATAGAACCAATTGAGCTGGAAGGTGACTTAAAAAATTAGCAGGCATCATCAAAATATTGATAAATACCTGCTAATTCATTGTTCCGTGAATCAATCTGTCGGGTATCAGTAGGTATAAAGAACGTCAGCCTGTAGTCTTTCTTTGGCATACAGCTGGAACTCCGGATGCAATTCAAAAGACTGAATCACGACAGCAGCCGTTTTCTTCACCCGGTGAGCTGATTTAACCACCATATCAATCAAAGACGTGACGGATTCACTCTCAGGCGTACATAAATGAGATAATGACTCGTTGTACTTATCAACCCCCAGAGTGAACTGAGTTAAGTGATCAACATGGACAACAACACCATCAAAGTAATGGAGCAAACGTTCGGACAACAAAGCCGCCGAAGGCACATCACATGAATACAACACCTTCAAACCATTCAAACCTCTGGGCAATCCCTGCTCTGCCAGCCGGTCAATCACTGCAGCAGCATCACTGAGTGTCCGGACAAATGGCACCACAACTTCTACAGGAATATTTTTTTTCCGCAATTGTTTTATGACTTCACACTCCAGAGAAAAATGCTGACTCTGATGAGCTGAAACCAAACGGGAAACACCACGACACCCCATTGCAGGGTTGACTTCTTCAGGTTCAAAACGACCACCGATTAACGACCGGTATTCATGGCTGTCAGCATCACTCAGACAAATCCGGATCGTTTCATAATCCGCAGACTCAATCATATGAATGACTTGCTCAACCAATACCGCCACAAAGTGTTCACTCACCGGTTTTCCATCCAGAATACTTTCAAGAGATTTTTTCTCTGTCTCATCCAGCTCAGAGAGATGAGCATCGATTCCCGGATGATAAAAAATTGCTTCAGCGATTAAATCTGACAGTGAAACATAAAGATGTGAAGCAGGACCCGATTGTTGCTGTGAACCAGCAGGAAGCACGTTGCCAAAAGCTATTGGATATTCACTGGCATATTGAGGATGCTCAATGCTCATTATGACTCCATATAATGATTGATAAAAACAAGACTGTTATCGAACATACCGATTGAACCTGTTAAATACAAGCTATGTACAGGGATTTATCGATCTATAAGCCAAAATCTGCATAATGTTGTCAATCAGCACATAAGACAGTTATTATTTCACATAAAAATAATTGAAAACCGACAGGAACATTACCATGCCATCTTTTGATATTGTCTCAGAAATCGACTCAGTTGAACTCCGTAACGCCATTGATAATTCAAACCGGGAGCTTTCTACCCGTTTTGACTTCCGTAATGTGGAAGCGACTTTTGATTTGAAAGACAGCACAGCCAAACTATCGGCTGAAGATGACTTTCAGCTGAATCAGATGATGGATATTTTGCGCAGTAACCTCGCCAAACGCGGCGTAGATGCCAATGCAATGGAAATCAAAGACGCTGTCCATTCAGGCAAAAACTGGTATAAAGATGTCGATTTTAAGCAAGGGATTGATTCACTGACCGCCAAAAAGCTGGTGAAATCAATTAAAGATCAGAAATTCAAAGTCCAGGCTTCAATTCAGGGAGAAAAAGTCAGGGTGACCGGCAAAAAACGGGATGATCTCCAGCAGGTCATCGCATGGATTAAGTCGGCAGATTTTGACCAGCCTTTCCAGTTTAATAACTTCAGAGATTAATTCACGGTCATCTTTGAACAGCTAAACAGTGATACATTCTCTTCTGTATAAAACAGGGTGGCTTTAAACCTTCTGAACCACCCTGTTTTCATGACGAAAAAATGTATTCAATAGTGTCTGAAGAATCCAGCTCCCAAATGACGGTCGCCAGCTTCGAACAATCCGGAAACCCGACTATCCTGCTCATGAAGCAAAACACAAAGATAACGATGCTTTGTTCTTTCCTGCTTAAGTTGATCGGCTAAATCTGCAGAATCGGCATATACAGAACGATTTGCATCCCGACGGCATAATTCCAGAATCTCAGGTTCTACATTTTCCTGGTGCAAGACTAAGTCCGCTTTTTGCATGAACTGCAAAGCCTTGATAGGCAGCAGTTCAATATCGTCATGATATGTCACCCATATCACTTCATTCACCCGGGGTTCAGGATTGGAAAGTAATTGTTGATAGCGGTGTTCCAGCTGCGACAGCGTCGTTGCGCCTGCTACGGTTTTATCTGCAAAAAATCTTTCCCAGAAAGCTCTTCTTGCGTCAATCCCGGAGATATCAGATTTGATCTGCTCACGTTTCCGGCCACCAAATTCGGCCAGTAACGACAGATTGAATGGTAAAACCGATTCAACGGATTCCCGCAAATTACGGATCAAAACCGGTGAGGCTCCACCACTGGATATCGCAATCTGAATTTTCCCCCGGGTAATCATGGAAGGCGTGATAAAGTCGCAGTATGGCTGGTCATCAACCACATTCACCATGATGCCCGACTGTTTCGCATCTGCATGAATCTGATGGTTGAGCTGTGAGTTATTCGTTGTTGCCCAGACCTGAACATAATCCCCATTTAATAACCGGCGGTGATACGTTTGTTCAAGCCAGCGGATCTCACCCTTATCAGCAAGAGCACGAAGAAAAGGAACGATCTCCGGAGACACTAAAGTCACCTGAGCACCAACTTTGATTAAAGCTTCTATTTTCCGGCTGGCGACTTCCCCGCCTCCGACGACAAAAACGGCTTTATCTTTGAGATCTAAAAAAAGTGGAAAATATTGCATTACATCATTAACTCTGTATTTACATCGACGATGGCACATACTAACAAAAACAGTGCAAAGAATTCACTGAAATAGCACATCTTAAAAATGATTTGTCAAAATAAGCTCAAACACCAGACAATCACAAACAATTTACTTAAAAAATCAGAATAAAACACCAAAAAATTCAAATTTCAAAAAACATAGGCACTGTTGCACTATTATGGTTATCAGTTGCACTATTTACATTTAAATAACAATTCGCCATGCTAACCGGTGTCGGGTTAATGATTAAACTGTAATTACCCTTGGGTAATCAATCATAAAGTCAATCAAAAACCCGCTGATGGTGATGATGGCGTTGCCACTTAATAGTGCAACCTTTCGTGCTAATAACAAAATCAGCCATTATGGGAAATCATCAAAAATTGAATTTTTGCATCAGAATCAACTGATGTCTATGGAACAGACAGGAAGGATACTCATGGCGAACAAATTAAAACTACTCACGTCAATTGTTGCCGCGTCAACAGCTTTGATGGCAAATTCAGCTTCTGCAGCAGAAAGTACACTGGATAAAGTACTCTCTCAGGGATTTGTAACTTGTGGTGTCAGTACCGGTCTTCCCGGCTTTTCTAACCCAAATGCCAAAGGCCAGTGGGAAGGGATTGACGTTGAATACTGTAAAGCTCTGGCGGCCGCTGTATTAGGAGACAAAAATAAAGTTAAATTTGTTCCTCTTACAGCAAAAGAACGTTTCACTGCCCTTCAGTCCGGTGAAATTGATGTCCTGTCACGGAACACAACCTGGACGTTACAACGGGATACGGCTCTGGGTCTGAACTTTGTTGGTGTCACTTACTATGATGGCCAGGGCTTTATGGTCAAAAAAGACCTTGGCGTAAAAAATGCCAAAGAGCTTGATGGTGCATCCGTTTGTATTCAGTCCGGAACGACCACTGAGCTGAACCTTGCTGATTATTTCCGCAAACAGGGAATGAGCTATAAGCCAGTTGTATTTGATACATCCGCACAGACAGCTAAAGGATTCGATGCAGGTCGTTGTGACGTTCTGACATCTGATCAGTCTCAGTTATATGCATTGCGTGTTAATCTGAAAAAACCATCATCTGCAGCCGTTCTGCCTGACATTATTTCAAAAGAGCCTTTAGGTCCTGTTGTTCGTCAGGATGATGACAAATGGTTCAATGTTGCTAAGTGGACTTTATTCGCACTGGTGAACGCAGAAGAATACGGTATCACTTCCGGAAACGTGGATAAGATGAAAAAATCAACTGATCCAAACATCAAACGTATTCTTGGCTTAGATGGACCAAAGGGTTCAGGTCTGGGTATCCGTGATGACTGGGGTTACCAGATCATCAAACAAGTTGGTAACTATGGTGAAGTATTTGAAAACTCTGTTGGTTCAGGCTCACCATTGAAAATCTCCCGCGGTGTGAATGCCTTATGGAATGAAGGCGGCTTCATGTACGCTCCACCAATCCGTTAATCATGTAAACACTATGGGCGGAAATCTTTCCGCCCTTATCTGAAAAATGGATTTCTGAGGTCTTTTGAGGTATGAAACACCCCGAGAATAGTCAATCCAAAGGATTGGCACACTTATTTTATAGTCCAACATT harbors:
- the rsmF gene encoding 16S rRNA (cytosine(1407)-C(5))-methyltransferase RsmF; this encodes MHHNVYLPQEFLRVIEQILPPSLNMDDFISACQRPLRKSIRVNTLKISVADFCDKAKNLGWKLEPVPWCNEGFWIDTQDNPVPLGNTLEHMSGLFYIQEASSMMPVTALFHQQENAFKTVLDMAAAPGSKTTQIAALMKNDGLIVANEFSASRTKALYSNIQRCGIRNSALTIYDGRVFGDWLPEYFDAVLIDAPCSGEGTIRKDPDAMKNWSPESIATITVTQKALIESAFQALKPGGVLVYSTCTLSLEENQHVCRHLQDTYSDAVTFESLESLFPEAKNAITEEGFLHIFPQLYDCEGFFVARIRKNASVPSGLVEKRFSKFPFTKASAKQTSEVSRALKDTLDIDLPSDSSLWLREREVWLFPDALEPFITEFKFSRMGIKVAETHKNGYRWQHQVVTSLATGNERASVELSLEQTREWFMGKDIRPEGISPSKGEVLIRYQNITIGLSKWVGNRLKNGLPRELVRDGNLF
- a CDS encoding CvfB family protein; this encodes MIRIGQVNQLVVTKEADFGVFLDAEDYGSVLLPAKYIHQPVAVGETMAVFLYFDSDNQLAATTDSPAAQVGEWGMMKVVGINNTGAFVDWGIREKDLLIPFSEQRGRLSEGQSILVYVYTDKASGRIVGTTKFNKWLDKTPASYTRNQKVELLIAERSQFGFKTIVNGTHWGMLFQSDIFGRLFVGKRVKGYIKQIREDGKVDVALQRVGMAKLDDLSEKILDLLNKKDGFLPLCDKSSPEEIFAVFRTSKGTFKKSIGNLYKKGYITIESAGIRLASVKND
- a CDS encoding putative PEP-binding protein produces the protein MSIEHPQYASEYPIAFGNVLPAGSQQQSGPASHLYVSLSDLIAEAIFYHPGIDAHLSELDETEKKSLESILDGKPVSEHFVAVLVEQVIHMIESADYETIRICLSDADSHEYRSLIGGRFEPEEVNPAMGCRGVSRLVSAHQSQHFSLECEVIKQLRKKNIPVEVVVPFVRTLSDAAAVIDRLAEQGLPRGLNGLKVLYSCDVPSAALLSERLLHYFDGVVVHVDHLTQFTLGVDKYNESLSHLCTPESESVTSLIDMVVKSAHRVKKTAAVVIQSFELHPEFQLYAKERLQADVLYTY
- a CDS encoding YajQ family cyclic di-GMP-binding protein, whose translation is MPSFDIVSEIDSVELRNAIDNSNRELSTRFDFRNVEATFDLKDSTAKLSAEDDFQLNQMMDILRSNLAKRGVDANAMEIKDAVHSGKNWYKDVDFKQGIDSLTAKKLVKSIKDQKFKVQASIQGEKVRVTGKKRDDLQQVIAWIKSADFDQPFQFNNFRD
- a CDS encoding precorrin-2 dehydrogenase/sirohydrochlorin ferrochelatase family protein translates to MQYFPLFLDLKDKAVFVVGGGEVASRKIEALIKVGAQVTLVSPEIVPFLRALADKGEIRWLEQTYHRRLLNGDYVQVWATTNNSQLNHQIHADAKQSGIMVNVVDDQPYCDFITPSMITRGKIQIAISSGGASPVLIRNLRESVESVLPFNLSLLAEFGGRKREQIKSDISGIDARRAFWERFFADKTVAGATTLSQLEHRYQQLLSNPEPRVNEVIWVTYHDDIELLPIKALQFMQKADLVLHQENVEPEILELCRRDANRSVYADSADLADQLKQERTKHRYLCVLLHEQDSRVSGLFEAGDRHLGAGFFRHY
- a CDS encoding amino acid ABC transporter substrate-binding protein, yielding MANKLKLLTSIVAASTALMANSASAAESTLDKVLSQGFVTCGVSTGLPGFSNPNAKGQWEGIDVEYCKALAAAVLGDKNKVKFVPLTAKERFTALQSGEIDVLSRNTTWTLQRDTALGLNFVGVTYYDGQGFMVKKDLGVKNAKELDGASVCIQSGTTTELNLADYFRKQGMSYKPVVFDTSAQTAKGFDAGRCDVLTSDQSQLYALRVNLKKPSSAAVLPDIISKEPLGPVVRQDDDKWFNVAKWTLFALVNAEEYGITSGNVDKMKKSTDPNIKRILGLDGPKGSGLGIRDDWGYQIIKQVGNYGEVFENSVGSGSPLKISRGVNALWNEGGFMYAPPIR